A region from the Anaerolineae bacterium genome encodes:
- a CDS encoding bifunctional precorrin-2 dehydrogenase/sirohydrochlorin ferrochelatase yields the protein MRYYPVSLDILNRKCLVAGGGPVGTRKVLTLLDCGAKVTLVSPDATEKLLELVDNGLIRWEKRSYLASDLDGTFLVIGATNDEELNRQISADAEKLNMLCNIADRPEVCNFILPSIVNRGDLVISISTSGKSPAFAKKLRKELEKQFGVEYIEFLRLMGAIREKLLSEKHEPEAHKHIFERLISSDLVEMIRTNRKEDINSLFFDILGQGYEFEDL from the coding sequence ATGAGATATTATCCGGTAAGTCTTGATATTCTGAATAGAAAATGTCTGGTTGCAGGGGGCGGCCCTGTCGGCACTCGCAAGGTTTTAACACTTCTGGATTGTGGCGCAAAAGTAACTCTTGTCAGCCCTGATGCTACCGAAAAACTGCTGGAGCTTGTAGATAATGGTTTGATTAGATGGGAAAAGCGGTCTTATCTGGCCTCTGATCTTGACGGGACATTTCTTGTCATCGGCGCAACCAATGACGAAGAATTAAACCGTCAAATCAGCGCTGATGCGGAAAAACTTAATATGCTGTGCAATATTGCCGACCGCCCCGAGGTGTGCAACTTCATACTTCCGTCTATCGTGAACAGAGGGGATCTTGTGATTTCCATCTCTACTTCAGGGAAAAGTCCTGCTTTTGCAAAAAAACTTCGGAAAGAGCTTGAGAAACAGTTCGGCGTTGAGTATATCGAATTTCTCCGGTTAATGGGAGCGATACGGGAAAAACTGTTAAGCGAAAAACATGAGCCGGAAGCCCATAAACATATTTTTGAACGATTAATAAGCAGCGACCTTGTTGAAATGATAAGGACCAATAGAAAAGAAGATATAAATTCCCTGTTTTTTGATATCCTTGGTCAAGGATATGAGTTTGAAGACTTATAA
- the ccsB gene encoding c-type cytochrome biogenesis protein CcsB, which translates to MNIVIYITVLFYLLSTAGYLLYLFIQKNYLHQTGRYLLITGFLWHSAAIVYWFIQTGTIPVHNLRETVTIAGWAVAGVFIVFQYKFNLKILGIYAAPLAAIVMLIASQLPAESAETKNVFNNFWLVLHILTIFIGEASFALACGLGILYLMQERAIKTKRHGFFFKRLPSLELLDYTGYVCIAVGFTFLSIGLAAGFVYAKLVWGKLWSWDPKEVWSGITWILYAVLLHERLTVGWRGRRSAIMAIIGFAVLLFTFLGVNFFLKGHHEVFTRM; encoded by the coding sequence ATGAATATTGTAATTTATATTACGGTGTTATTCTATTTGCTCAGTACCGCAGGATACCTGTTATATCTTTTTATTCAAAAAAATTATCTGCATCAAACAGGACGCTATCTGCTGATTACCGGTTTTTTGTGGCATTCAGCCGCAATAGTCTATTGGTTTATTCAAACAGGGACCATACCTGTTCATAATCTTCGCGAAACCGTTACTATAGCAGGGTGGGCTGTTGCCGGTGTTTTTATTGTATTCCAGTATAAATTCAATCTCAAGATACTTGGCATATATGCTGCGCCGCTTGCAGCCATTGTAATGCTTATTGCTTCCCAATTGCCGGCGGAATCTGCGGAAACCAAGAATGTTTTTAACAACTTTTGGCTGGTGCTTCATATCCTTACAATATTTATCGGCGAGGCATCCTTTGCTCTGGCATGCGGCCTTGGCATTTTATATCTCATGCAGGAGCGCGCCATCAAAACAAAGCGCCACGGCTTTTTTTTCAAGCGTCTTCCCTCGCTGGAACTGCTTGATTATACAGGATATGTCTGTATTGCTGTTGGATTTACCTTTCTTAGTATCGGTCTTGCCGCGGGTTTTGTTTATGCAAAATTGGTCTGGGGTAAATTGTGGAGCTGGGACCCGAAGGAGGTCTGGTCAGGTATAACATGGATATTATATGCGGTGCTGCTCCATGAGCGTTTGACCGTTGGATGGCGCGGCCGGCGTTCGGCAATAATGGCCATTATTGGATTTGCGGTCCTGTTATTTACTTTTTTGGGGGTAAATTTCTTTTTAAAAGGGCACCACGAGGTGTTTACAAGGATGTAA
- the hemA gene encoding glutamyl-tRNA reductase has translation MLDIILLGINHKTAPIELRERLAFSKDEIAAALEIFQKDPAIIESVLFSTCNRVEILLATDNRSDALKAAKMFISEFKNIPVAGFEDALYIHHGDEAVRHIFRVASSLDSMMVGEPQILGQIKEAYLTATSKKSSGVILNRLLHRSFFVAKRVRTETGIGNHAVSISYAAIELGRKIFGSLEGKKVLLIGAGEMAELAIEHLIRNRVGDIVVANRTFERGVELAKNFKGKAIRFEEITDCLETVDIIISSTGSPDFIIKRNQVKGVMRSRRNRPIFFIDIAVPRDIDPEINDLTNSYVYDIDDLKGVIDENIGDRNKEACKGERIVDEAVIRFRQWYESLDAVPTIVALRDKMDAIAKTEIKKTLQNLNHLTDADCQAICRMTDALINKILHDPTLFLKMNGRHGNKSAYIDITRKLFKLDE, from the coding sequence ATGCTTGATATTATATTACTTGGAATAAATCATAAAACAGCTCCGATTGAACTCAGGGAGCGTCTTGCTTTTTCTAAAGATGAGATTGCTGCTGCTCTGGAAATTTTTCAAAAGGATCCGGCAATTATTGAGTCTGTACTTTTTTCCACGTGTAATCGTGTTGAAATTCTATTAGCTACAGACAACCGTTCAGATGCTTTGAAAGCCGCTAAGATGTTTATTTCAGAATTTAAGAACATTCCGGTTGCCGGTTTTGAAGATGCTCTTTATATTCATCATGGCGATGAGGCTGTGCGCCATATTTTCAGGGTTGCATCAAGCCTGGATTCGATGATGGTCGGAGAGCCTCAGATTTTAGGGCAGATAAAGGAAGCATATCTGACAGCCACCTCGAAAAAATCATCAGGGGTCATTCTTAACAGGTTGTTACACAGAAGCTTTTTTGTGGCAAAACGTGTTCGAACTGAAACAGGAATAGGTAATCATGCGGTATCGATAAGCTATGCGGCAATCGAGCTTGGACGGAAAATATTCGGCAGTCTTGAAGGCAAAAAAGTACTCCTTATCGGAGCTGGTGAAATGGCGGAGCTCGCGATTGAGCATTTAATTAGAAACAGGGTAGGTGATATTGTTGTCGCAAACAGAACCTTTGAACGGGGCGTTGAACTGGCAAAAAATTTCAAGGGCAAGGCAATACGGTTTGAGGAGATTACAGATTGTTTAGAAACCGTGGACATTATAATAAGTTCAACAGGCTCGCCTGATTTCATTATCAAGCGCAACCAGGTCAAAGGGGTTATGCGCAGCAGGCGAAACCGTCCTATTTTCTTTATAGATATCGCAGTCCCGCGTGATATTGACCCTGAAATCAACGACCTTACCAATTCCTATGTTTATGACATTGATGATTTAAAAGGGGTTATTGATGAAAACATCGGGGATCGTAATAAAGAGGCTTGCAAGGGGGAAAGAATTGTTGATGAGGCTGTAATCCGGTTCCGGCAATGGTATGAAAGTCTGGATGCTGTGCCTACAATTGTTGCGTTAAGGGATAAAATGGATGCTATTGCAAAAACAGAGATAAAGAAAACGCTGCAAAATTTAAACCACCTGACAGATGCCGATTGTCAGGCTATCTGCAGGATGACGGATGCGCTGATAAACAAAATTTTGCATGATCCAACCCTTTTTTTAAAAATGAATGGTCGTCATGGGAACAAGTCGGCATACATTGATATAACTCGTAAACTTTTTAAACTTGATGAGTAA
- the fabD gene encoding ACP S-malonyltransferase, with the protein MVKKTAFLFPGQGSQSIGMGLELYQEYDFVREVFDMAEEITKIHLSRLCFNGPMEDLTQTVNLQPAVTAVNLACLAAVKKEGVKADITAGHSLGEYSALYASGAVSKEDVCSLVLKRGELMHRESTRHKGAMHAIIGLSIDAVDKLVKEVRAEGVVAVANHNTAYQIVITGAPAQVEKVSSLASLQGAKTIPLKVSGAWHSELIKGAEDEFKGFLETVPFNAPEIPIVHNVTADFAMNSDEIKEVMAKQFCSPVRWYDSMRRLMDEKVEIFAEIGPGKVLAGLLKKILPENYPCKIYNINNMKTLEAFLKEIT; encoded by the coding sequence ATGGTAAAAAAAACAGCATTTCTTTTTCCAGGCCAGGGGTCTCAGTCAATCGGCATGGGTCTTGAGCTTTATCAGGAATACGATTTTGTGCGGGAAGTTTTTGACATGGCAGAAGAGATCACGAAGATACATTTATCAAGACTCTGCTTTAATGGCCCCATGGAAGATCTTACCCAAACCGTTAACCTTCAACCCGCTGTAACTGCCGTGAACCTTGCCTGTCTTGCCGCAGTGAAAAAGGAGGGGGTAAAAGCTGATATTACGGCTGGTCACAGTCTCGGCGAATATAGCGCGCTGTATGCATCGGGGGCTGTTTCAAAAGAGGATGTGTGCAGCCTTGTTTTAAAGCGGGGAGAGTTGATGCACAGGGAATCTACCAGGCATAAAGGGGCTATGCATGCAATCATTGGACTTTCGATAGATGCTGTTGATAAACTTGTTAAAGAGGTCCGGGCAGAAGGGGTTGTGGCTGTGGCAAATCACAATACTGCATATCAAATCGTTATAACCGGCGCTCCTGCTCAGGTTGAGAAGGTTTCCTCGCTTGCTTCCTTACAGGGAGCAAAAACAATCCCTTTAAAGGTAAGCGGGGCATGGCACAGCGAATTGATAAAAGGGGCTGAAGATGAATTCAAGGGATTTCTTGAAACCGTTCCCTTTAATGCGCCTGAGATACCCATAGTACATAATGTTACTGCGGACTTTGCAATGAATTCGGATGAAATTAAGGAAGTTATGGCAAAACAGTTTTGCAGCCCTGTCAGGTGGTATGATTCAATGCGCAGGCTGATGGATGAAAAGGTAGAAATTTTTGCAGAGATCGGCCCGGGGAAGGTGCTTGCCGGTTTGTTAAAAAAGATTTTGCCGGAAAATTATCCCTGCAAAATCTATAATATAAACAACATGAAGACTCTTGAAGCTTTTCTTAAAGAGATTACTTAG